The DNA sequence ATACTAGTAATTCTAGTTCTAGCTCACTCACCTGAGGACCTTGCTCAATTCCACCTAGGAATGGATCACCAACAACGCGGTTTGCAGCTCGTTTCCTTGATTTTTCTAGAAACTCATCATACACTTTTTCATGAACAAAAGTACGGGAACCAGCACAGCAGCATTGTCCCTGTAACAGAACAtgtgttttactttttaatgAAAGATAATCATAACATGTTTTTCTTCATGCTCAATTTTGTTTGACGTACCTGGTTGAAGAAGAGAGCAAAGTGTGCCATCTCGACAGCCTTATCCACATCAGCATCCTCACATACAATGAAAGGGGATTTTCCACCAAGCTCCAAAGTTACTGGCTTCAGATTGCTTTTTGCAGCTAGTTCAAGTACAATCTGCCCTGTTTCGGTTGATCCAGTAAAAGCAAGCTGGGAAAACAAAAGGATCATAGTGACGTgtttattgttcttctttgcatcaaatttcttaattttcacttttcaaGAAAGAACCCATTTACACAAGTAACTTGCACATCTTGTTGTTTTATAAGGTTTTACCCTGCAAAAGACGGGAGCAATGCCAAAAATTTGGACGCCAAAGTAATGCAAGAGTTGCGCAATAATGTGATAAAGTTAAAAGCAGTTATACATGGGTGAAAGAACAGAGTACCTTGTCAACTTCCATATGACTGGCAAGAGCAGCACCAGCAGTGGGTCCATAACCGGAAACAATATTGAGAACGCCCGCAGGAAGTCCAGCCTGCCATAAAAAGATATAACTGGAGTTTTATACAATGTAGTTTTAGGAATTGAATTACGAACTCAACTCAAATAGCCTAAGCCTgtgtgaagaaagaaagaagagtttTAATTGGCCAATCACCTCATGCAATAGCTTAGCCACATAGATAGCAGACAAAGGTGTCTGCTCGGCTGTCTTCAGAACAATAGTATTCCCACATGCTAATGCTGGACCAACCTTCCAAGCAAACATGAGCAGAGGAAAGTTCCATGGAATAATCTGACCCGCAACACCAATTGGTTCGTGCAAGGTCTGCACATGATACGAGCCATCAGCTGGAACTGTGAGTCCGTGAATCTTATCGGCCCACCCTGAGATAAGTGCAGTCAAATTAATTGACACATTGATTGTTTGGCTAGGTCGCACAGGGCTAAAAGCCTAGAAGGCCAAACCTCGACTAGACAGACGTACCCGCATAATATCGGAAGAGGCGTACAAACATTGGGACTTCCAATTTGGCTGACTGTTCGTATGTTTTCCCATTGTCCCAAGTTTCGAGTGCTGCAACTTCATCGGCATGCTTTTCAACCAAATCGGCAAATCGCAAAAGTATCTTTGACCTTTCCTGCCGATGAGTAAATCGATTATTGTTAGCCTACGGTTGAGTGGAGGAGGATCAGATATATGGGACAGATTAAATAAGGCAATATATGAACTCACATAAGCAGTCATTCTAGGCCAAGGCCCATCATCGAATGCCTTGCGTGCAGCAGAAACTGCAAGATCAATATCTCTGGCGTCACCTTCAGCAACATTCGCAATGACTTCTCCAGTCCTTGGGTCCAGTGTAGGAAAAGTTTTTCCTGAATTTACAGAAACAgcccaaaattaaaatggctACCTTCTGAATCAGTGAGGGACACGTCCGTTACCTGAAACTGAATCCACAAACTGTCCGTTGATTAGCAGCTGGGTGTAATTTACTTTCACAGATGGAGTAATTGGATCCTCAACAGCAGCGGAGGTGCTATATTTGCCAGTTGTTCTGCCACCGGAAGGCCTCCTCCCTGATCACGATAATTCCAATCCGCCATTAGCAGTTACCAATTCATAAAAGTAAAGAATTAAATGCCTGCTATTTACTTAGAAATAGAAATCGGAATCTTCATCAAATTATGTCACCGAAATCCCAAAGGAAGtcacaaataaaaaagttatgaagGATCTAAATAAAGCTATAGTAAAATAATGATCCACAATAACAGGGGGACATAAAATTCTACACTCATTAAATCCCCACAAATACAAAAGTGGGTGATCCCTTCATACGCTTCACGGACTTGTCAAAGATGGAATTTTTCAACGAAAAGAGATAGAAACTCAGTACTGATAGGCCCTTCTTAATTGATCCACCTCTCGGATTGCGGATTGTAAAAACAGAGATCAGAGGAAGGGCTcatcaaaatcttaaatttagaaCAGATAGAGAGAATAACAGACATCATGAGCgatggaaaaacaaaaagatggCGTGTCTGCCTTGGTGTTACCTTTGGAAAGGAGAGCAGGTGAAGAAGCAAGGGAACGAGATAAGAGCGAGGATATCCTCCGAGCCGCCATGATTGCGAAGAAGCACAAAAAAATCTGTCGATTTTAGACAGTGAGAACCTAATCCACTCAATGAGAAGCTGGGGAAGTGGGTGTTGGAAGGACTGATTTTGCACTGTGTTGTGATGGCTTGGATATaagtaattaaatatagaTAAGCCCTGGGTGTTGCAAGGATTGATTTTGCACTGTGTTGTGTTGGCTTGGATATaagtaattaaatatagaTAAGCTCTGGGTGTTGGAAGGATTGATTTTGCACTGGGTTGTGTTGGCTTGgatataagtaaataaatatagataaGCTCTGGGTGTTGGAAGGATTGATTTTAcagtgtgtgtgtgttggCTTGGATATaagtaattaaatatagaTAAGCTCTACGTATTGACTCCAAAAGGGTATCCAATCAACAAACAGTTCAAACTGGCAAATATATCGCGATTTCcgagaaaagaggaagaaaaagactTGGCAAAATATCTTCAAGTCTGAACTGTGTCCCCTTTCTCGCTTGAAGCTCACACTTTCTGGGCGCATGTGGTTGGAGGAGAATCAAAAGGACAGCACAGCAGAGATGGGATGGCCACCAACGCAATCGACAATAGACAGTGGAATCAAAGTTGAGAAACGCAAGGATGCGGATGCGGATGCGGATGCGGATGCGGGCCTGGGGATGGGGATATGGGGATATGGGGATATGGGATAGGGGGATGTGGGGCTACAacttaacttttaaataaatattagatattaaattagaaaaatatgagAATAGTGGGTGGTATGGTGGAAACTAAAACTAGAGGAACAAGCTCAAGTGGGGGAGAAGTATGATCTGAAAACGGATCTCAAATCTTTCTGAGGGTTGAGCCAGAAATGGAAACGTGTAAGTGGTAAAAAATTCATGGAGAAAAGGTGTGGAGATTACAAAATTGtagaactatttttaaaaaatacagtCAAATTCCTAATACTGCGTTATACCTAAAATAGTCATGTGATGTGAAAGGCATagaaattttaacattttccacacaaaaagaaaaactccaactttaatatttttttataaaaaataaatgatagatgtgtttttaaaaaagaaaaaaacttaattagaAGGGTACTTTTCAAGCTCTAAACACAATCTAACATAGATAACATCTTATTTTCTCAACtctaattttaacattttccacaaaataataataataattattattattattagaaggGTACTTTTCAAACTCTAAACACAATCTAACATAGATAAcgtcttattttttaaactttttaaaggtATGAATCCCATTTATTACTTCACCACAAGCCCAACTTAGAAAGCCCAAAGCCACCCTTAACTCCCTTAACCCTAGGTTtcaaaaattgataattaatcACCcctcccctctctctctcctcctccttttctctccctctcccccTTTCTACGCCGCCCCCCGTCACCCTCTTTCGGCTATCTCCGCCGCCGCCCTTCCCTCTTTAAAACTCAATGTAACGGTATTTTTATAACTTCTTCAAATGTCAAAAGCATTAatacaactttttttaaattaacttcTTCATGTATTAAGTCCATAGCGCAAGAGGAGGTCGATGATAGGAAGAAGATTTACCATCTCTATCGTGTGATCAAAAGGAAATTGAAACAgagatatttgaaaaattccaATAAATTGGGAGGCAAACTCGAAACtcgaaagaaagaaaataaaagaaaaggagaggaaaAATCCTCAAACTCGAAAGCACAATTGAGAACCCTATCATTTTATGTGTCCTCCCCCTGCAACTGACACGCTTTACGAGAGTTCGGTGTCAGCAAAAAATGAAAGGGGGAAAGTGCTCCAATataaaagcttaaaagatGCGTCCTTTTTTAGCAGATTCGCTGCTTGTGACCCTCTCAATCTTTTTTTCATAACAAAGCAGCCGACCCCACCCTCTTAGTTCTGGGGCGTCTTGCTCGTGCTCGAAGGGCCAACGACCAAGCGGCTCCCTTTAGTCTTATCTTTCCCTTTTGCCCACACAGGATTACCAACGCATGGCTTCCGATAATTCTTCTGCCTTAGCCTCAGATTTATCTGTCAAGAGGTCGGGGAACGAAGACCAAAATGGAACTCCACCCTCTTCACAACCTGATTCTATTTCTTCCGTCGTCCCCGGATGGTTCTCCGAGATCAGCCCAATGTGGCCTGGTGGGTTCGCCACTAAATCTCGCTCCT is a window from the Cucurbita pepo subsp. pepo cultivar mu-cu-16 chromosome LG07, ASM280686v2, whole genome shotgun sequence genome containing:
- the LOC111798692 gene encoding aldehyde dehydrogenase family 2 member B7, mitochondrial-like translates to MAARRISSLLSRSLASSPALLSKGRRPSGGRTTGKYSTSAAVEDPITPSVKVNYTQLLINGQFVDSVSGKTFPTLDPRTGEVIANVAEGDARDIDLAVSAARKAFDDGPWPRMTAYERSKILLRFADLVEKHADEVAALETWDNGKTYEQSAKLEVPMFVRLFRYYAGWADKIHGLTVPADGSYHVQTLHEPIGVAGQIIPWNFPLLMFAWKVGPALACGNTIVLKTAEQTPLSAIYVAKLLHEAGLPAGVLNIVSGYGPTAGAALASHMEVDKLAFTGSTETGQIVLELAAKSNLKPVTLELGGKSPFIVCEDADVDKAVEMAHFALFFNQGQCCCAGSRTFVHEKVYDEFLEKSRKRAANRVVGDPFLGGIEQGPQVDGEQFKKILKYIKSGIEGGATLEAGGERFGSKGYYVQPTVFSNVKDDMTIAQEEIFGPVQTILKYKEVEEVIRRANASRYGLAAGVFTQNIDTANRLTRALRVGSVWINCFDIFDAAIPFGGYKMSGHGREKGIYSLSNYLQVKAVVTPLNNPTWL